The genomic interval TCCCAGCCGTCCGACGGTGAAAATTTCCATTCGTAACCAGCAACTCACCGCAGAAATCGCCCGGACACTGGAAGAAAAGACACTGGGCCTGATGTTCCGCCATTACCTTGCACCAGATTCAGGAATGCTCTTTATATTTCAACATGACGAGACCCTCCGGTTCTGGATGAAAAACTGCTACATTCCCCTGTCAATTGCCTTCATCGACTCTGCCGGAATCATCACCGATATAATGGAAATGACCCCCTTGGATACAGTTACCCGCTACACATCCTCAAGACCGGCCCGTTATGCTCTTGAGACTGTTGCCGGCTGGTTTGCCTCCCACGGCATCCGACCAGGCGACACTGTCCGAATTACAGGCAACCTGCAGATTCAAAACCAACGGTAACCAATAAGTGCAAAACCGTGCACATATATCGAAGCATGCCTGATTTTTCTCATTAACATATTGTAACAATTACACTTAAACACACAGACCACAATCTTTCTCAATATCGGGGCATACCCCGGAGCTCACCCCGGTGTTATCTACTGGTGGATAATCGCTCCTTGACTCCCTCCTGTCTTATGCTAATCTTTACCTGATGCCAAGCGGCCGGAATTTGTGCCTGCCCCTGTTTCTATTTCTCGGAATCCTGTTAGCCGGTTGTGCCTACTTTAATACCTTCTATAATGCCCAGCAGTATTTCCGGGAGGGTATGAGGCTGAAATCGGAGGGAAACGCAGGTCAGGCACAGTCCAAATTTGACCGTTCAATTGAAAAATCAGCACTGGTGATCAACCATTATCCCCGGTCCCGCTGGGTTGATGATGCGCTCTATCTGATCGGCAGGGCTTATTTTGAAAAAGGTGAGTATGCCCGGGCTGTAAAATCATTTGAGCAGCTGGAACTTGTGTTCCCAAGATCAAGATATGTACCCGAGGCAAAACTCTATCACGCGGTCGCACTGATTCGCAACAATCAGCCAGGTGCCGGCAGAATGCTTCTTGAAATAGTAAAACAGCGCTATCCGATGCTGAAGGCAGCTGCAAGTTACCATGCGGCAGTTTATGAAATTGAGCAGGGGGATATTAAAGAGGGCATCGACTCACTGCTGAAGTTCATTAGAAAATTTCCTAAATCTCAGCATTATCTCCCGGCACTCCGTCTGCTGGCAGACGCCTGCCAGCAGACGGGCCGTTATGCTGAGGCGGTCGAATGGTATCAGCGGTATCAATTGCAGGAATCCAATCCCCGGAAACGAACTGAAGCTGGTGCCCGGCTTGCCCAATGCCTGCTTCTGGACAAAAAATATGCCGATGCGCTCAAAGCAGCCCGGGAGTTCCGGGGCCGATATCCGGATCTGGATGAAGAGTTGAATCTGATAATAGCCAAGGCTCTCTCTGCTCTGGGGCGGGATGAGGAGGCGGTCGCGGTTCTGGTCAACATTTCAAGCAGCAACACCCGGGGGGCAGAGGCAGCATTTCTCTTGGGCAAGTATTACGAACAGCGCCGGGAATTTGTCCGTGCCCGTGCATATTATGATACTGCCCGGCTGCGTCGGGCTGATTCTGAATGGGGTGTTATGGCTACCAAACGTGCCGCTCTTCTGCAGGCAATCACCTCGGAAACTACCAGCGTCAGCCCCTCGGCAACCGCCCTGTTTCTTTTGGCAGAAATTCACAACCTGAACCTGGCAGAATATGATTCGGCAATGACGATCTACCAGCGGGTCGCCGATTCATTTCCCCAGACCGAACTTGCACCCAAAGCCCTGCTGGCGAAAGCCTGGATCCTCCTCCGGGTAAAACAAGACTCTGCAAATGCGGTACCGGTGCTGAATCGTATCATCGCCAGTTATCCGAAAACCGAATATGCCCGGGCAGCCCAAGAATGGCTGGCGAAGATCACTTTAAAAGCTAAGCAGCAGTGACGACCGTTAAAGCAGGGAAATATTTTTTCAAGATGAATCCCGCTACCTCTATACCCGCCAGCATTATCAGAAAGACCAAACTCACCTCAGAAATCTTCTCTTTGTGGGTCAAACCGGAAAACTCCGGACCTGCTCCAGCCCCCGGCCAATTTTACGGAATAAAACCGCCTGACAATGCGGACCTGCTTCTGCGCCGGCCGATTTCTGTCGCCGACACAAAAAATGGCAAACTCCGATTCATAATCCGGATTGCTGGCAAGGGAACCGCAGCCCTTGTCCGACTCCCGGCCGGTGCCAAAATTGATATCCTCGGACCACTGGGCAGACCGGCACCACTCGTTTACAATAAAAATGTGTTACTGTGCGGTGGTGGGGTAGGCATCGCACCACTTTTTTACCTTGCTCGAATCCTCGCCCCCAGTAACCGGATTACAACGATCATCGGAGCCCGCCGGGCAGAGGACCTGATACTGGTAAAGGACTTCCGTGCGCTTGGTGCCCGGGTGCTGATCTCCACTGAAGACGGAAAAAGGGGCATAAAGGGGGTGCTGACCGACTTGGTTCCCCGTATTCTGGACAAAATACCCGAACCGGTAATCTACACCTGCGGTCCCCGGGAAATGCTCAAAAAGATTGATGAAATTGCCGGCAATCTGCCAGTCTGGGGGTTTCTGGAGGAACGGATGGGCTGTGGAACCGGTATCTGTTACTGCTGTGGTATCAGAAAGAAAACCGGCGGTTATCTGCGAATCTGCCGGGAGGGTCCGGTAGTGAACCTGAAAGAGGTTGATCTGTGAATCTGGAGGTAATACTCGCCGGAGTAAAATTCCGCAACCCGGTCATCGCTGCTTCGGGAACATTCGGCTTTGGTCTGGAATACCGGCAAATTGCCCAAAAACTTGGCGGCATTGTCACCAAGGCGATAACACTTCAACCCCGGACCGGTAACCCCATGCCCCGAATTGCCGAAGTCTGTGGAGGCATCGTCAATTCGGTCGGGCTGGAAAACCCGGGTGTTCAGCATTTTAAGACCGAAATTCTTCCCCACCTCCGGAATTTACAATCCCGGCTGATTGTCAATATTGCAGGCTCCAAAATCGATGAGTTCGTTCAGATTGCAGAAATGCTGGAAGAAGATCAGATTACCGCTTTGGAACTTAACCTTTCCTGTCCGAATGTCAGGGAGGGCGGTGCCCTTCTGGGGCAGAACCCAAAGATGGTTACAAACCTTATATCCGCGGTGCGCAAATGTACCCGTAAACTGCTGATAGTAAAACTTACAGCCAATTTCGTCGATCCGGCTGTGACCGCTCGCGCCGCCGAGGACAGCGGTGCTGATGCTGTTACTGTCATTAATACCCTGTTCGGTCTGGTTCTGGATGAAAATGGCCTACCGCTGCTGGGGGGCAGAACCGGCGGCATTTCTGGTCCGGCAATCAAACCATTCGCCCTGTTCTGCGTTGATCGGGTTGCAGCAGCAGTTAAAATTCCAGTAATTGGTTGCGGCGGAATTATGAACGGCCAAGATGCATACGAGTTTCTCTGTGCCGGGGCAAAAATGGTGCAGGTTGGCACCGCAAATTTGATCACCCCCAATCGCAGCTGGAAAATTGTCCGCGAGCTTGCAGCTATCTTTCGCTTGAAAAAAATCGGCTCAACTCAAAAAACCGCTGGGAAAGCGAGGTGTAAAAATGACCCGACTGATTCTGGCACTAAATGTTGCCGGAACTGACGAAGCGCGAAGATTACTTGAACTATTCGGCACCCGTATTGACCTCTATAAAATCGGTATCGATCTCTGGGTAAAATGCGGACCGGAACTCGTCCGCGAATTCATCGCCGCCGGCGCCGGGGTATTTCTTGACCTGAAATTCTCCGACATCCCTTCAGTAGTAGAAAAGGCGGTCAGCGCGGCAACCGAACTTGGTGTTCAGATGATGACCGTGCACGCCATGGGCGGGGCGGAAATGATGCTTGCCGCTACCCGCGCTGCCCGAGAAACTTCCGAACAGATCGGCAGACAGAAACCGCTGGTGATTGCGGTCACGGTTCTGACCAGCCTTGACCGCACCGCACTCACCCAGATTACCGGATTTTCCCAAGAGGTGGAAAACCGGGTGCTGGCGCTGGCAGAACTTGCCCAGAGTGTAGGCTGTGACGGAGTCGTAGCTTCTCCAAGAGAAATCCGCCCGCTGAAAAAAAGGTGCGGACCGAAATTCATTGTCGTAACTCCGGGAATTCGGCTAAAAAAGGAACCCGATGATGATCAGCAACGCTTCCTTACTCCTCAGGAAGCAGCACAGGCTGGCGCCGACTACATTGTGGTTGGCAGACCGGTTTACCAGGCGGCCGACCCTTTGACGGCACTTGAGCAAATCAGAGCCCAAATCGGGAGGTAAAAATGGAGAACGACCTAGGTACAATTTTGCGAAAATATGGTGTCCTTCGAACCGGCCACTTTCTTTTGACATCCGGACTGCATTCAGACCGGTATTTTGAAAAATTCCGCATCCTTGAACAACCTAGGCTGTGTGAACTGTTTGCGCGGTTGATTGCAGATCACTATCGCCCAGCCGGAGCCACGATCGTCTGCGGCCCGACTACCGGCGGGGCGATCATCGCCTACGAAGTTGCCCGCCAACTTGATACCCGCTGCATCATTGCTGAAAAATCGGAGACCGGCAGAAAAATCGGCCGCGGCTTTGTAGTCACTCCTGCTGATCGGATTCTCATTGTCGACGATGTTCTGACTACCGGAGGCTCAATTAGAGATACGATCGCCGCGTTACAGGCGACTGGTGCCGGCATTGTCGGTATCGGAGTATTCATCAACCGCAGTCGTGGGGGTTCGCTGCCCTATCCACTCTTCAGCGCCTACTCCGAACCACTCAATACCTATGAACCTCAACACTGTCCCCTCTGTCATAGAGGACTGCCGCTGGAAATCCCGGGCAGATCGGATAAAAACTGAACAGATTTAACTTGACAGAGAAATGGATATATTGTAAATTTATTTTAAATCAGTCGTTGTAATGCAATTATAAGTGTGCAGTTTTAAACAAGAGCAAAGGAGGAACAGATGAAAACAGCACTGAAACTCACTACCCTGCTGTTAGGTATCTTCCTCATTCTGGCTGTCGGCGGCTGCCCTAAAAAATGTGTTAAGCCGGTCGCCGAGGAACCGGTTGTTGTTGAACAGCCGAAGGAAGAATCAGTTGAAACAGCCCCCAAAGTCACTCTGAATCTGCAGACGATTTATTTTGACTTTGACAAATCGGAAATCCGGCCTGGCGATGCTCAGATTCTCCAGCGCAATGCTGACCAGATTAAACAGGCAGTCAATCAGGGACAGAAATTTACCGTTACGATTGAGGGGCACTGCTGTCCGATCGGGACTTCAGAATATAACATGGCGCTGGGTCAGCGCCGGGCAGAAGCGGCCAAGGCATATCTGGTGAAACTGGGTGTCGACGGCTCAATCCTCAACACCATTAGTTACGGTGAAGAACGGTTGGTTACAACAGATGAGGCTCAATATCATCTGAACCGGCGGTGTGAATTCAAGGTATCTGAAAAGTAACACTGATAAGATGCTTGATGACAGCCAGTAGGTCTTTGTATCCTGCCGTTATATCACTGGCGGCATCGGGCCTGCTGGCTGTCTTTCTTTTTCCGGGTTGCGCCGTGCAGCGCGAGTATGTCCGCCGTGGTCTGCTGCTGGATTCAATTAATGTCCAGCTCCGACGCATTGAGCAACAGCAGCAACTGCAGTACAAGGAACTTGTGCAATCCCGGGCTGAGGTGCTGACGCTGATTGAACAGCTGGGGAATAGAATCGGAGAAGTGGATGCGGAACTGGGAGATATGGAGGACCGGATTGAAAGGATTGGCCGGCGGTTAGGTGCCTGGCAGGGTACTCTGCTGGCAGATAGCCTAAACTCTCAACCCGCCATCACGAAGGTGGACAGCTCGGTAGCCCGCATCGACCCGGACGTGATTTACAACACCGCATATCTTGATTTCACCCGGACTAACTATCAGGTAGCAATTACCGGCTTCCGTCGGTTCATCCAGCTTTTTCCCTCAAGTGATCTTGCCGACAATGCCCAGTACTGGATCGGCGAATGCTTCTACTCATTAAATCAGTTAGACAGTGCCTTAACAGAATTTAACCGGGTCCGGGAAAAATATCCCAATGGTAACAAGGTGCCGGCTGCCCTTTATAAGATGGGACTGATCTACCAGCTGCTTGGTAAAGGTGCGCTGGCAAAGACTAAATTTGAAGAAATTGTTTCTGGATTTCCCGACAGTCCGGAGGCAAAACTGGCGCAGGAGCGCCTGAAAAACTGGCGCTGATTACTACCTGATGACAAACCAGAGTTTCTTTGCCCCGTTTCTCAATGCCGGTCTTTTTGCCGTGATCATCCTCAGCATTCTCTTGCTGATGTCGATCATTTCGTGGGCGATCTTCTTTCGCAAAATCCGCCAATTCCGCCGGGCACGTTCCCAAACCCGTGCCTTGCTGGAGAATTTCAATATCCGTCGTGAGTTAACCAGCCTTTCCGAGCTCTCAAAACTCTTTCCGGCATCGCCGCTCGTTCCGCTCCTGACCGCAGCCATTGAAGAATGGCAGGTTCTCAGGAACGAATTTTCCAACCACAACCGTGAAGACAATCTGAATCTGCTCGTACCAAACATCACTGAAGCTATGGAACGGGCAGCTTCCCGAACCCTTGAACAGCTTGAAAGTTCATTGCCATTTCTGGCAATCACCACCATGGTAGCACCTTTTCTCGGCCTGTTGGGTACGGTCCAGGGGGTACTGAGAACATTCCTTTCGCTGCGAGGCGCTCAGCTTCCGACTCTACAATTGATCGCACCGGGCATATCGGACGCACTGGTGACAACAGTAATGGGACTTTTGGTAGCAATACCTGCTGCTCTATTTTACAACTATTTTGTCGGACAGGCTAGAAATCTTGAGGGCGAAATGGACCGGTTTATATCTGAACTAACGGGGATTTTCCGCCTTGAGGCCTGCCGTGTATCTTCTCTCGAAAATCAGAATACCGATGCAAAATAAACGCACCCGTCAGCCTCGTCTTAAATTTCTTGCCGAAATGAACATTACTTCACTGGCTGATGTCAGTTTTACTCTGATGATCATCTTTCTGATCGCCGGTGTATCAACTGCTCTCAGCCGACAGCAGGGCATCGATCTCGAACTTCCCCGAACTTCCCGCCCTCAGCCCCAGCCGCAAGCAGGGCTGGTAATTTCTGTAAAAGCTGATGGTCAAATCTTCATCAACACCAAATCAGTCTCCCTTACCGGGTTCGGCAAGGCACTGGCAGCCACACTTGCCCAGAATGAATATCACCAGGTTTATCTTCACGCCGACCGCCGCGTCGACTACGGGACGATAATGGAGATTCTCGGTATCATCCGGGAACAGGGAATTACGAACATCGGCCTTACTGCGCTGCCAAAATAAACCATTCAGTCTGATGAAACGTGAGTTATTAATATCCTTTGCCGGTCATATCGGAATCCTAATTTTCTTCGGCATAGTCAGTGGCTTCCGGCAGCAACGCCGTGATTCACTGCGACCTTCAATAATTACAGTTCAGATCCTGCGTAGTCACGAACCGGCAACCGGAAAATCAGAGCCGGCAACGCAACTTCTGCAAACACCTCCCAAACCGGTGACATCAAAAAAGACGCCGGAAAAAGCGAAAAATACCCCTCCCCCGAAAACCGAAGTAATCCGGGGCGCGGGACTCGGTGCCAAAATTGAGGGAGTATCCGCCCTCGGATACAATTTTTATCTTCAGCAGATGCTGGAACGAATTGCCAGCAACTGGCAGGACCCTTATTCAGGCAGTGCAAGAAATATCAAAACAACCGTGGTTTTTGTTATTGAGCGCAGCGGACTTATTTCTGAGATTAAAATTGAAAACGGCTCGGGTGATCCCCTGTTTGACGAATCCTGTCTCCGGGCGGTGATCATCACAAAGAAATTGCCACCGCTTCCGGACGAATTCACTGCCCCACGGCTCAAAATCCATCTGGAATTTGAACGGTAAAAATGTATAAAAGAAGGGAGTAAGAATATGATCACAATAATAATTGCAATCATCGCAGGATTGCTGATTCTATTAGCAATCGGCAGCTACAATCTGCTGGTAAGCAGTCGGAACCGGGTTAAAAACGGCTGGCATCAGATTGATGTCCAGCTGAAACGCCGGATTGATCTCATCCCCAACCTTGTAGAAACAGTCAAAGCTTACGCTGCCCACGAGCGCGAGGTTTTTGAAAAAATTGCCGAAGCCAGAACCCAGGCAATTAACGCCCGCGGTCCCGGAGAGGCCGCCCGCGCCGACAGCCAGCTGACCTCTACACTGAAAACTCTCTTTGCGCTGGTCGAAAATTATCCGGACCTCAAGGCAAATCAGAACTTTATGCGGCTCCAGGAAGAACTCACTCATACTGAAAACAAAATTGCCTTTGCACGTCAGTTCTACAATGATGTCGTCCTGGACTACAACAACCGCGTTCAAATGTTCCCTACTAACATCATTGCCGCACTCTTCCGTTTCCAGCCTGCGGAATTTTATGAAATTCCTGAAACCGAAAGGGAAGTTCCCAAAGTTAATTTCTGAGACATCATGACCGGTCACGCCCATCTCTATCAGCTGATTAGCCGAAATAAACTTAAATCAGCGGTATTTATTATTGCCTTCAGTATTCTACTTGGATTTGCTGGTTATACACTTGGATACCTGCTGAACTGGGGTGTTGAAGCTTATATCCTAGTAGGCATCTTTATTGTATTATATAATCTGCTCCTGTATTACACATCGGACAGACTTGCGCTGGCGGTAAATCGTGCCCGGCCGGCCTCAACGGACGAATATTATGAGTTACACAATGTTGTTGAAGAGGTCGCACTGGCGGCCGGTATTCCCAAACCCCGCGTCTACGTCGTCGACGATGAAACACCTAATGCATTTGCCACCGGCCGTAACCCGGAAAATGCCTCAGTTGCAGTCACCACCGGACTGCTGCAACAAATGAACCGTGAAGAACTTCAGGGGGTAATAGCTCATGAAGTCGCTCACATACGCAACTATGACATTCTGCTGATGACCATCGTTGCCATACTGGGGGGACTGCTGATTCTGTTCCGCGACATCATATTTCGCTGGGGGATATTTGCTGGAACCGGCCGGCGCCGTGATTCACGACGGGGTAGCGGTCAACTGGGGTTAATCCTTCTGCTTGTCGGCCTTGTGCTGGCACTGCTCTCCCCGATACTGATTATCCTGCTGCGGGCAGCTGTTTCCCGAGAACGGGAATATCTCGCTGATGCCACCGGTGCCTATATCGTGCGCAATCCCTACGGCTTGGCTAATGCACTGCGCAAAATCGGCAGTTGGACAGGCAGGCTGAAAACTGCATCAGACGCTACAGCCCACATGTTTACTGCGAACCCCTTCGGCAAAGACCGCAATACGAAAAACAATCTCTTTGCCACCCACCCGCCCCTGGAAGAAAGAATTAAAAGACTGGAACAACTAACTTTTTGACCGCCATCAATAAAGATCCGAGCCAGCGAAAATCAGGCTGAACGATTCGTTGAAAAAACAGCCGACTGCTGACTAAACTGGAGAGTTCCCGTCAACTTCAGACGATCCTGCCCCAGAAGCCTTACCAGTTCCTTTATAAGCTTATCTTCAATTCGCACTGAATATTCCTTCAGACGTAACTTACGCTTGGTTCCGTCAGTATTAGTGATGATAAGATAAACGGGAATTCTACCTGGATACTGTTTCAGAGCCACTTTGACTTCTGCGGTTTTTGACTGAGTCAATTCCTCAATCGGCAACTCAATAAACAGCCCCGAGATCAAATCGCGGGCTTGTGAGAATTCAATAAATCCGGTCGCCCAGAGCTGAACCATTCCTGTCTTATCACCAGATTTTCCCTCACCTGATGGAGAACCGGCGCGCGGTTTTATCCGCCCCTGGACAATCACCAGCTTATCCTTTACTAACAATTCCCGGTATCTCTCCAACAGATCGGAAAAAACCATTACCTCCACCGATGAGTTAAAATCCTCAATTATTAATACCAAATAATCGCGATTGCGCTTGTCTTTCCGGCTTCTTCTGTCAGTAATGATACCGCCGATCGCTACGAGCTCGTTTTCTCCTCGAACCCCGACCTCCTCAATCGGTAGCAAATTCAGCGCCTGATACTCCAGCTGATACTTTCGCAACGGATGGGAAGAAAAATAAAAGCCGAATGCCTCCTTCTCCCATGAGAGAACGTTCACGTCGTCATCTTCCTCAAATGTCAATTCTTCCCCTGTGCAACCCGCAGTGTCGGCCGCCGTTTCAAATAGATTGTACTGCTTGTCCAAATATAACAGCTTTTCCGAAGCTGCTTTGCTAATTTCCTTATCAATCCTATTCAAAAGTTTGGCTCGACTGGCTTCAAAACAGCTGA from candidate division WOR-3 bacterium carries:
- a CDS encoding DUF192 domain-containing protein; protein product: MIVTLTFFLLSPFCHCGTKKPQGAPEEKKEAVPSRPTVKISIRNQQLTAEIARTLEEKTLGLMFRHYLAPDSGMLFIFQHDETLRFWMKNCYIPLSIAFIDSAGIITDIMEMTPLDTVTRYTSSRPARYALETVAGWFASHGIRPGDTVRITGNLQIQNQR
- a CDS encoding tetratricopeptide repeat protein: MPSGRNLCLPLFLFLGILLAGCAYFNTFYNAQQYFREGMRLKSEGNAGQAQSKFDRSIEKSALVINHYPRSRWVDDALYLIGRAYFEKGEYARAVKSFEQLELVFPRSRYVPEAKLYHAVALIRNNQPGAGRMLLEIVKQRYPMLKAAASYHAAVYEIEQGDIKEGIDSLLKFIRKFPKSQHYLPALRLLADACQQTGRYAEAVEWYQRYQLQESNPRKRTEAGARLAQCLLLDKKYADALKAAREFRGRYPDLDEELNLIIAKALSALGRDEEAVAVLVNISSSNTRGAEAAFLLGKYYEQRREFVRARAYYDTARLRRADSEWGVMATKRAALLQAITSETTSVSPSATALFLLAEIHNLNLAEYDSAMTIYQRVADSFPQTELAPKALLAKAWILLRVKQDSANAVPVLNRIIASYPKTEYARAAQEWLAKITLKAKQQ
- a CDS encoding dihydroorotate dehydrogenase electron transfer subunit, with protein sequence MNPATSIPASIIRKTKLTSEIFSLWVKPENSGPAPAPGQFYGIKPPDNADLLLRRPISVADTKNGKLRFIIRIAGKGTAALVRLPAGAKIDILGPLGRPAPLVYNKNVLLCGGGVGIAPLFYLARILAPSNRITTIIGARRAEDLILVKDFRALGARVLISTEDGKRGIKGVLTDLVPRILDKIPEPVIYTCGPREMLKKIDEIAGNLPVWGFLEERMGCGTGICYCCGIRKKTGGYLRICREGPVVNLKEVDL
- a CDS encoding dihydroorotate dehydrogenase, translating into MNLEVILAGVKFRNPVIAASGTFGFGLEYRQIAQKLGGIVTKAITLQPRTGNPMPRIAEVCGGIVNSVGLENPGVQHFKTEILPHLRNLQSRLIVNIAGSKIDEFVQIAEMLEEDQITALELNLSCPNVREGGALLGQNPKMVTNLISAVRKCTRKLLIVKLTANFVDPAVTARAAEDSGADAVTVINTLFGLVLDENGLPLLGGRTGGISGPAIKPFALFCVDRVAAAVKIPVIGCGGIMNGQDAYEFLCAGAKMVQVGTANLITPNRSWKIVRELAAIFRLKKIGSTQKTAGKARCKNDPTDSGTKCCRN
- the pyrF gene encoding orotidine-5'-phosphate decarboxylase, with product MTRLILALNVAGTDEARRLLELFGTRIDLYKIGIDLWVKCGPELVREFIAAGAGVFLDLKFSDIPSVVEKAVSAATELGVQMMTVHAMGGAEMMLAATRAARETSEQIGRQKPLVIAVTVLTSLDRTALTQITGFSQEVENRVLALAELAQSVGCDGVVASPREIRPLKKRCGPKFIVVTPGIRLKKEPDDDQQRFLTPQEAAQAGADYIVVGRPVYQAADPLTALEQIRAQIGR
- the pyrE gene encoding orotate phosphoribosyltransferase, producing the protein MENDLGTILRKYGVLRTGHFLLTSGLHSDRYFEKFRILEQPRLCELFARLIADHYRPAGATIVCGPTTGGAIIAYEVARQLDTRCIIAEKSETGRKIGRGFVVTPADRILIVDDVLTTGGSIRDTIAALQATGAGIVGIGVFINRSRGGSLPYPLFSAYSEPLNTYEPQHCPLCHRGLPLEIPGRSDKN
- a CDS encoding OmpA family protein — translated: MKTALKLTTLLLGIFLILAVGGCPKKCVKPVAEEPVVVEQPKEESVETAPKVTLNLQTIYFDFDKSEIRPGDAQILQRNADQIKQAVNQGQKFTVTIEGHCCPIGTSEYNMALGQRRAEAAKAYLVKLGVDGSILNTISYGEERLVTTDEAQYHLNRRCEFKVSEK
- the ybgF gene encoding tol-pal system protein YbgF, with protein sequence MQREYVRRGLLLDSINVQLRRIEQQQQLQYKELVQSRAEVLTLIEQLGNRIGEVDAELGDMEDRIERIGRRLGAWQGTLLADSLNSQPAITKVDSSVARIDPDVIYNTAYLDFTRTNYQVAITGFRRFIQLFPSSDLADNAQYWIGECFYSLNQLDSALTEFNRVREKYPNGNKVPAALYKMGLIYQLLGKGALAKTKFEEIVSGFPDSPEAKLAQERLKNWR
- a CDS encoding MotA/TolQ/ExbB proton channel family protein, which gives rise to MTNQSFFAPFLNAGLFAVIILSILLLMSIISWAIFFRKIRQFRRARSQTRALLENFNIRRELTSLSELSKLFPASPLVPLLTAAIEEWQVLRNEFSNHNREDNLNLLVPNITEAMERAASRTLEQLESSLPFLAITTMVAPFLGLLGTVQGVLRTFLSLRGAQLPTLQLIAPGISDALVTTVMGLLVAIPAALFYNYFVGQARNLEGEMDRFISELTGIFRLEACRVSSLENQNTDAK
- a CDS encoding biopolymer transporter ExbD produces the protein MQNKRTRQPRLKFLAEMNITSLADVSFTLMIIFLIAGVSTALSRQQGIDLELPRTSRPQPQPQAGLVISVKADGQIFINTKSVSLTGFGKALAATLAQNEYHQVYLHADRRVDYGTIMEILGIIREQGITNIGLTALPK
- a CDS encoding TonB family protein, with the translated sequence MKRELLISFAGHIGILIFFGIVSGFRQQRRDSLRPSIITVQILRSHEPATGKSEPATQLLQTPPKPVTSKKTPEKAKNTPPPKTEVIRGAGLGAKIEGVSALGYNFYLQQMLERIASNWQDPYSGSARNIKTTVVFVIERSGLISEIKIENGSGDPLFDESCLRAVIITKKLPPLPDEFTAPRLKIHLEFER
- a CDS encoding LemA family protein, with translation MITIIIAIIAGLLILLAIGSYNLLVSSRNRVKNGWHQIDVQLKRRIDLIPNLVETVKAYAAHEREVFEKIAEARTQAINARGPGEAARADSQLTSTLKTLFALVENYPDLKANQNFMRLQEELTHTENKIAFARQFYNDVVLDYNNRVQMFPTNIIAALFRFQPAEFYEIPETEREVPKVNF
- a CDS encoding M48 family metalloprotease; this encodes MTGHAHLYQLISRNKLKSAVFIIAFSILLGFAGYTLGYLLNWGVEAYILVGIFIVLYNLLLYYTSDRLALAVNRARPASTDEYYELHNVVEEVALAAGIPKPRVYVVDDETPNAFATGRNPENASVAVTTGLLQQMNREELQGVIAHEVAHIRNYDILLMTIVAILGGLLILFRDIIFRWGIFAGTGRRRDSRRGSGQLGLILLLVGLVLALLSPILIILLRAAVSREREYLADATGAYIVRNPYGLANALRKIGSWTGRLKTASDATAHMFTANPFGKDRNTKNNLFATHPPLEERIKRLEQLTF